The sequence GGCCCGGAGCGCCGCGCTGAAGTCGCGGTACAGGTCCGTCAGGACGCGGTTGTGGGTGGCCTCGACGACGGCGGTGTGGAATTCGAGGTCCGCCTCGACGAACGCCGAGTGCTCGCCCGCCGCCCATGCCGCGTCCCGGCGCGCGAGCGCGACCGCGATGGCGGCGATGTCGGCGTCCGTGCGCCGGGTGGCGGCGAGCCTGGCCGCCTCCACCTCGAACCCCCGCCGGACCTCAAGGATCTCGACGAGTTCCGCGGTCTCCAGCCGCCGCCGGACGGCCCCGGAAAGCTCGCTCGTCGCGCGCACGTACGTCCCGTCGCCCTGGCGGCTCTCCAGGAGCCCCGCGTGGGTCAGCGCCCGCACCGCCTCCCGGACGGTGTTGCGCCCGACCCCGAGCGTCTCCGACAGCACCGGCTCCGGCGGGATCTTGGCGCCCACCGGCCACCCGCCCCCGGTGATCTCCCCCCTGAGCTGGTCGATCACCTGGTCGACCAGCGACGACCGCCGTGCCGTCCGCAGAGTCACCCGAACCTCCAGTCAACCAGTCATCCCATGTTTAATCATACGACATCCATGACCCTCGGTTTATTCCGGCCCCACCGCTCAGGGTCATGGAGACGTTCGGGCAGCGCCGATCCCAGCGGTCATGGCTCCGCGCTCGGTGATCGAATGGCACACCCGACGGCGAGGCGAGGCGGCACGCGTTGTCGCGGCCGCCTCGCCCTGCCCGCGAACGATCTAGTGCCGGGCGCTCAGGGCGACGCGGTTGAAGACCGACAGACCGGCCGCCTCCAGGGCCTGACGGTAGGCGGTGGCGGCGTTGTCGGGAGATTCGATCAGTTCGTAGAGTTCGCCGAGTTCCCTGTAGAGGTGCGCCGCGGGACGTCCCTCGGGAAGGGTCGACAGTTGTTCCGAGGCGGCGCGAAGCACGACCTGGGCGGCCGTGGTGTTGCCCTGGGCCACCCGTGCGCGAGCCAGGACCAAGCGGGCCAGAACGGTCTTCTGGGTGCGGACGCCAAGCTCGTTGGCGGGCTGGAGCGCCATGGTGTGTTCGCTCGTGGGGGCGGCGAGCGCCATGCCGGTGTCGAGGAACTGTTCGAGCGCGGCGATCGCCTCGTCCAGGTCGCCGACGAGGACGAGCGCGCGGGCCTTGGCGATGGTGCCTTCGGTGGATTCGGCGTCGTCGAGACCGGTCACGTCCTGGAGGAGGGTGAGCGCCTCGTGGGCCGCTTCGCGGGTCCCTTCCTGGCGCGGGCGCTCGAACCCGTACTCACCGGACGGTGCGGCGCCGGGCGGCGCGGCTACGGAGAACGGCTCGACACCCCTGAGCAGCGCCTTGGCTCCTGCGAGGGCGAGGCGTGCGTGGGCCTGCGTGGGGGTCGTGTCCGTGCGGGCGGCAAGGGCCTGGTCGGCGAAGTACAGGGAGTCGCCGACCGCCCCCTCGTCCAGCGCCCGCATGCTGGCCCGCTGGTAGTGGACGCTCAGCGGCTCGGCGTCCTTGGACCCATCGGGGTGCAGGAGGCGCCGCCCGAGTTCGTGGGCGCGGACCGGATCGGAGCGATCCACATAGGCGAGCAGCAGGATGCGTCCGGCCTCGGTGTACTCGTGGCCGGCGTGGAGGCCGAGCCGCTCCAGCCGTTCGAGGGCGCGCTCGCCCAGCGCGACGGCCTGCCCCAGATCGCCGACGGTGTGGTACGACCGGGCCAGCGCGATCACCGGGGGCAGCCAGCTCGCCCTGCCCGGGTCGCGCTCGGCCTGCTCGCGCAGCTCCTCGAACAGCTCGATCGCGCGGTCGGTGCGGCCCAGTTCCTCAAGGGCGCGGGCGCGGCCCAGTCGGGCGCGGGCCGTGAGGTCGGGGTCGTCGCTGCGGGCGATCACCTCGTCGAACCCGGCCTCGGCCGTGGCGGGGTCGCCGCGCAGCAGCGCCAGATGGGCGTGCCGCTCCCGCACCTCGAGATGGGCGCGCTGCTCCGGCTCGACGCCCTCGGCGAGGTACTCGGGAGTACAGCCGAGACGCTCGGCCAGCATGCGCAGGACGGTCGGCGTCGGCGTGCGCTTGCCCGACTCGATCAAAGAGATGTAGCTGTCGGAAAGGTCGTGACCGGCGAGCTGTGCCTGCGACAAGCGTCTGGTCAGCCGCAGGTTGCGGACACGTTCGCCGACGTTGCCTGGACCCGGCATGTGGACTCACTTAGCGGAAGTAAACAGGCGGCTGGGGTGCCGACATGATTGCACATTGCGGGTTATCACACATCGAGAGCAAGGAAGCGGCAGGAGAAGAGACCGGCCGGAAGGCCCGCGCGAACGGCGCTTCGGTGAGATTCACCGGTTCGCGCCGGCGGGCCCTCCCGTCGATCGCGACGTCTGTCATTCGCCGACGGTATCCGACCGTCCGGGCAAGATCGCAGAGTCCGCCGATATTGATCAGCCGACCGCGCTTTCCGGCCAGTACCGGACGATCGGCCGCACGTTTCGCGAGGTTGGGATCGCTCCCAGCGGTATCGGCCGGTGCCGGACGGGTGCCGCCTGCGGATCGCCGGGGCCCGGGGTCCGGCGTGCCGGTCGCTGACGTGCTTCCGGGGCGTCCGGCCGTCCTCAATGGTCTCAGATCACCACAGACGCCTCATCGGCCCCCGCGGCAACGGGAAAGGCGGGCACCGTGATGCCCGGCTTTCCCGTGTCAGGAACGGCGCGGAGCTAGATCTCCCCGTCGGGGTCGTCGCCCTTGGGCAGCGTGGCGGTGGGAGCGTCCTGCGCGTCGGCGTCGGAGGCGTCCTCCGCCGGACGCCGGCGCGGCGGCGGGGGCGGGGGGAGCGCCTCCTCGGGAGCCGGGTTCTTGTTCGGGAAGATCATCTCGCAGACTTCGAGGTAGAGCTGCTCGGGGTAGGGCAGGAAGGGCACGTTCGTGAGGGCCTGGTCCTGGCCGGCGGACTCCAGGACGAACTCCCCGTAGCCGAGCATGCGGCCCGCGATCGTCCGCTTGAAGCTCATGTCGGTGACCTTGGCCAGCGGCATCATCGCGACCTTGCGGGTGATGAGGCCGGTGGTGAGCAGCATCCGCTGGTTGGTGATGACGAAGTAGTCGACGGACCACTCCGCGACCCGCCACACGAACCAGGCGAGCAGGATCAGCCAGCCCCACCAGACCCAGCTGAAGACCGAGCCGCCGTTCTCGGCGAGCGTCTGGCTCAGCAGGCCCGCGAGGATGAGGCCGCCGAGCAGGAGGCCGACCGGGACCATCAGCACGGCCGGGTGGCGCCGCACCGTGATCACCTGGTTCTCGTGGGGGAGCAGGTACTTGTTGACGGACGCCGGCGCGGAGTCGCCGGGGGTCACGAGTCTCATGCCGACCTCAGGCGAGCGAGTTGACGAAAGTGGCGAGGGAGTCTGCGGCGGAGGAGATGCCCGTTGCCGCGTTCTCCACCGATTGGGCCGCGCCGTCCGGTTGCGTGATGACGTAGAACGCCACGAAAGCCATGGCGGCCCACGTGATGTACTTCTTGGCCGGCACAACTGCCTCCCGGAGCGTTGACCCACGGACCCCGGTTTCAGTTTCGCACAGCCCACACGGGCGGCAAAGCAGCGCGACGGCGCGCGGCGCCCGCCCGTGGGTCAGGGCGCGTTGTCCAGCGAGGAGCGGCGCGCCTTGCGGCGCTTCTC is a genomic window of Actinomadura citrea containing:
- a CDS encoding FadR/GntR family transcriptional regulator, which codes for MTLRTARRSSLVDQVIDQLRGEITGGGWPVGAKIPPEPVLSETLGVGRNTVREAVRALTHAGLLESRQGDGTYVRATSELSGAVRRRLETAELVEILEVRRGFEVEAARLAATRRTDADIAAIAVALARRDAAWAAGEHSAFVEADLEFHTAVVEATHNRVLTDLYRDFSAALRASIGAAGSLLEHADVPHGPIAAAIEAGDADAATQATHACLDQILASTVPLSGTAPQET
- a CDS encoding helix-turn-helix domain-containing protein encodes the protein MPGPGNVGERVRNLRLTRRLSQAQLAGHDLSDSYISLIESGKRTPTPTVLRMLAERLGCTPEYLAEGVEPEQRAHLEVRERHAHLALLRGDPATAEAGFDEVIARSDDPDLTARARLGRARALEELGRTDRAIELFEELREQAERDPGRASWLPPVIALARSYHTVGDLGQAVALGERALERLERLGLHAGHEYTEAGRILLLAYVDRSDPVRAHELGRRLLHPDGSKDAEPLSVHYQRASMRALDEGAVGDSLYFADQALAARTDTTPTQAHARLALAGAKALLRGVEPFSVAAPPGAAPSGEYGFERPRQEGTREAAHEALTLLQDVTGLDDAESTEGTIAKARALVLVGDLDEAIAALEQFLDTGMALAAPTSEHTMALQPANELGVRTQKTVLARLVLARARVAQGNTTAAQVVLRAASEQLSTLPEGRPAAHLYRELGELYELIESPDNAATAYRQALEAAGLSVFNRVALSARH